The nucleotide sequence CGCTCATCTCGGGCTCCAGCGCCTACGATCGCTTCATGTACGAGGGGGACGCTACCGACTTTTCGGAATCGGCCCGCCGCGGCATGAGCCTCTTCTTCTCCGAGCGCCTGGAGTGCTTTCACTGCCACGGCGGCTTCAACTTCTCCGACGCCATCGACCACGATGGCCTCACCACCTCCTCGGCCCCCTTCCACGTCACCGGGCTCTACAATATCGACGGTCAGGGCGCCTACCCCGCTCCCAACACCGGCGTACACGAAGTCACCGGCCGTCCCGAAGACATGGGCCGCTTCAAAGCCCCCACGCTTCGCAACATCGCGGTGCGCGCGCCCTACATGCACGACGGCAGCGTCGCCGACCTCGACGCCGTCATCGACCACTACGCCGCCGGCGGCCGCACCATCCCCGACGGCCCCAACGCCGGCGTCGGCTACCTCAACCCCAACTTAAGCCTCTTCGTCCCCGGATTTCTCATCACCGACGAGGAGCGCGAAGATCTCAAAGCCTTCTTGCACAGCCTCACCGACCACGACTTCCTCACCGACCCCGCGCTCGGCCCCCCGGCCGACCTTCCTCCCTTTGAGCCGCAGGTTGGCGAGTGAGATGAAAGTGGGAGCTGCACACCTTCGCCTCAACCCTTAGCGCGGAGCTCGCCATAAAAAGCACCGCTCTGAGCCTGCTCCCCTCCCAGGCCCGGGCCTGCTCTCTGCATAGCGCCTCGCCACCCATGCACCTCCAGAGCACCGAAATAATGCCCCCGATCGAGGGCCCCCCCGATGCGAGTGCTGAGCCCGAAGCATCCGCCAACTCGACCATCCGAGAGACCGACGAGGCCCGCATAGATACTGGCGATGGCAGCACTTCCGAAGCTCTCAAGCGTCGCACTACCCTCCCTGAGAAGCCCTGGCGCGCCGGCGACAACCTGCGCTGGGGCTCAGCGCCCAGACTCGCTCTCTACGCTTTGGCGACGACACCCGGGGGGGCCGAGCTCAGCGAGCGCGCGCTACTCGTCGACGCCCACCTCGACTTGCCAAATGCCATCGGCGTAGGCTCAAGCCTCCCCATCGCACGTCGCGCACTCCGGCTCCCCAACGGCGGCAACCAACGCCTCGCCGGCGTACAACGCTCCCCTACCCTTCGCCTCGT is from Lujinxingia sediminis and encodes:
- a CDS encoding methanobactin export MATE transporter MbnM, with the protein product MIHALRLTPALLMLLASALTAPLGCSEATSPEVASPPIPSYFPTPRIPTENPWSAEKAELGRALFYDTRLSGNGTQSCASCHPQSRAFVDVLPRAVGSTGEEHPRRSMTLTNVAWNQTYNWANPLVTTLETQALTPLFGEHPVELGMAGREDELIARLQQEPFYGERFAAAFPDAEEPITVTHITYALASFQRTLISGSSAYDRFMYEGDATDFSESARRGMSLFFSERLECFHCHGGFNFSDAIDHDGLTTSSAPFHVTGLYNIDGQGAYPAPNTGVHEVTGRPEDMGRFKAPTLRNIAVRAPYMHDGSVADLDAVIDHYAAGGRTIPDGPNAGVGYLNPNLSLFVPGFLITDEEREDLKAFLHSLTDHDFLTDPALGPPADLPPFEPQVGE